The genomic interval GGTCGGCGACGGCGGCCTGGCGACGCTGGCTGCAGGATTGAAAGACGATATCGGCGAGGGGCGCTGCCTGCCGGTGCGCCTGCGCCGCGCCGACGGCAGCAGCTATCCGGCCCGGCTGACCTTCCTGCGCACCCAGCGCGAGGGCCGCTCGCTGCTGCTGGCGATCGGCGACGACCTGTCGCAGGACGAAGCCGTGTCGGCGGTCCTGGCCGCCTACCAGAAGCGCTTCGATGCGATCGTCAACCACACGCCCGGCCTGGTCTACCAGTTCGTGCTGGGCGCCGATGGCACCCATGCCTTCCCCTACCTGAGCGAGGGCTGCGCGCCGCTGCTGGGCGTGCAGCCCGCGCAACTGCAGGCCGACCCGGACCTGTTCCTGCGCCTGCTGCTGCCGGAGGACCGCAAGGGCTACCTGGAAGCGATGGCGGTCTCGAAGATCAGCTTGTCTAGCTGGAACTGGGAAGGCCGGATCTGGATCGACGCCCGGAAAGACGTCAAGTGGATCAACCTGCGCGCCACGCCCCACGCCGCGCCCGGGGGCGCCGTCCAGTGGGACGGCATCATGACCAACATCACCGACAGCAAGACCGAGCAGCAGGACGTGCTGCGCTCGCGCGCGCGCCTGGCCGAGCTGACCGACCACATCGAACAGGTCAAGGAACAGGAGCGCACGCGCATCGCACGCGAAATCCATGACGACCTTGGCGGCAACCTCACCGCCATCAAGATGGCGCTGTCGATGCTGAGCAGCCGCCTGCCGCCCGAGCAGCCGCAATTGCTGGAAAAGGCCGCCTACCTCGACGACCTGGTCGACCGCACGATCGAGGCCGTGCACCGCATCTCGCTCGACCTGCGCCCGTCCACGCTCGACCTGGGCATCGTCGCCGCGCTCGAATGGCAGGCACGCGAGTTCGAGAAGGGCAGCGGCATCGCCTGCATCTTCCGCAGTGCCGAGCGCGAGATCGACCTCGACCCGGACCATGCCGCCGCCCTCTTCCGCATCTTCCGGGGAAGCGCTGACGAATGTCGCCAAGCACGCGGGCGCCACCCGCGTCACCGTCACCCTGAGACGCCAGCGCCAGCACCTGACGCTTTCGATCTGCGACAACGGCCGCGGCATTCTCCCGGCCGACCGCCTGAAACCGGCCTCCTTCGGCCTGCGCGGCATGAGCGAGCGCGCCCGTGCGCTGGGCGGCACGTTGGCCTTGTCGGCGGCGCCCGGAGGTGGCACGATGGTGACCATCAAGATCAGGCTGGCCCCGGCGCCGGCCAAGCGAAGCGAGCCCACCGTAGAATGACCGACAAAGCCACCATCCGCGTATTCATTGCCGACGACCACGCGATCGTACGCGAAGGCCTGAAACAGATCCTCGCCGAACAGCGCGACATCGTCGTCGCCGGCGAAGCCGAGAATGGCGTCGATGCCATCAAGCTGTTCCGCAAGTCGCGCTGCCATGTGATGTTGCTCGACATCTCGATGCCGGACCGGAACGGCATCGACGTGCTCAAGCAGATCAAGCAGGAACGCCCGGAACTGGCCGTGCTGATGCTGTCCATGCACCGCGAGGACCAGTACGCGATCCGCGCATTGAAGGCGGGGGCCGCCGGTTATCTCACCAAGCAGAGCGCGCCGCGCGAACTCGTCACCGCGATCCGGCAGGTGGCCGGCGGCCAGAAATACGTCAGCGCCACCCTGGCCCAGGCGCTGGCCGAGCAGGTCGGCAGCGACCACGAGGCACCGGTGCACGACAGCCTGTCGGACCGCGAATTCCAGACGCTGACGATGATCGCCTCGGGCAAGACCGTCAGCGAGATCGCACGCGAACTCTCGCTCTCGGTGAAAACCGTCAGCGAGTACCGCACGCGCCTGCTGGCGAAGATGGGCCTGAAGACCAGCGCGGAACTGACGCATTATGCAATCCGCAATCAACTGGTCGAATGAACGAGCCTGACAAGCCCTTCATGCCTGCGTTGCAGCGTCCTGCCGTACACTCGTACTGTCTGCGACGCTGCGCCCTGGCCTGAAGGCCTTGTCAGGCTCTCTACACCGCAGAGCAGCCATGGCCGTAAGTACGCCGCTTTCCTCCCTCTGTTCGTGCGATTCGGCCAGGAAAATCTGCTTATCATTGCGATAAACAGAAAACAACTTTACGCTGCATCATGTCCAATCCTAGCAATCCGTCCACTTCCAACCCGGTCGATATCGCCCGGGAAGCCTTCCGCCGCCTGGCGACGCGCCGCATCGCGCCCACGCCGGACGCCTATCGCGACATCTATAACGAGATCGCGGGGATTCCGAAACCTGCGCCGGTGCCCGCTGTCCCGGCAGCGGTCGGTCCTGCCGCCGAGGAAGTACTGGGCGAATTCGCCACGCAGTTGACCGAAACCCCGGGCGAGCTGGCCGACTACGGCCGCCGCCTGAACCGCGCGGTGAAAGCGCGCGACTGGGATGCCTACGCCAAGGCGCTGTCGCAGCTGGTGGAAAAGCACCTGCGGCGCGGCATTCCGCCCGGCGTCACCTATGGCATGGAAAGCAACGACACGCGCCTGTTGCGCGAGCTGCTCAGCCGTACCCTCGCGTTCGCCCTGGCCTCGCTGCTGGGCACCAACCCGAAACTGGCCGGCGAAGCGGAGTCGCTGGGCCAGGCGGTCAAGGTCGCGCACAGCGAAGCGGCGCTGCAGGAAATCGCCAGCCGCCTGAAGGAACTGTGCTTCCAGGTGGAACTGCACAGCGGCGACAGCGCCGAGCAGCAGGAGTTGCTGCTGCGCCTGTTCAAGCTGCTGCTGGAGAACGTCAGCGAACTGCTCGATGACGACAGCTGGATGCGCGGCCAGATCGACGCCGTGCAGGAACTGATTT from Massilia sp. Se16.2.3 carries:
- a CDS encoding ATP-binding protein, whose amino-acid sequence is MPPPSSASSGEALTNVAKHAGATRVTVTLRRQRQHLTLSICDNGRGILPADRLKPASFGLRGMSERARALGGTLALSAAPGGGTMVTIKIRLAPAPAKRSEPTVE
- a CDS encoding response regulator transcription factor, translating into MTDKATIRVFIADDHAIVREGLKQILAEQRDIVVAGEAENGVDAIKLFRKSRCHVMLLDISMPDRNGIDVLKQIKQERPELAVLMLSMHREDQYAIRALKAGAAGYLTKQSAPRELVTAIRQVAGGQKYVSATLAQALAEQVGSDHEAPVHDSLSDREFQTLTMIASGKTVSEIARELSLSVKTVSEYRTRLLAKMGLKTSAELTHYAIRNQLVE